The following are from one region of the Channa argus isolate prfri chromosome 6, Channa argus male v1.0, whole genome shotgun sequence genome:
- the ssr3 gene encoding translocon-associated protein subunit gamma, with translation MAPKGSNKQQSEEDLLLQDFSRNLSAKSTALFYGNALIVSAIPIWLFWRIWHMDLVQSAVLYAVMTLVSTYLVAFAYKNVKFVLKHKVAQKREDAVSKEVTRKLSEADNRRMSRKEKDERILWKKNEVADYEATTFSIFYNNTLFLVLVIIASFFLLKNFNPTVNYILSISASSGLIALLSTGSK, from the exons ATGGCTCCAAAAGGCAGCAACAAACAGCAGTCGGAGGAAGACCTTCTCCTCCAGGACTTCAGCAGAAACCTTTCAGCAAAGTCTACCGCTCTGTTTTATGGAAATGCACTCATCGTCTCCGCCATCCCCATCT GGCTGTTTTGGAGGATCTGGCACATGGACCTTGTCCAGTCTGCAGTTCTGTACGCTGTGATGACTCTGGTCAGCACATACCTGGTGGCCTTCGCCTACAAGAACGTCAAGTTTGTTCTCAAACACAA AGTTGCCCAGAAACGTGAGGATGCTGTTTCCAAGGAGGTAACCAGGAAGTTGTCTGAGGCAGACAACCGAAGGATGTCCCGTAAAGAGAAAGACGAGAG GATCCTGTGGAAGAAGAATGAGGTTGCAGACTATGAGGCCACCACTTTCTCCATCTTCTACAACAACACTCTCTTCCTGGTGCTCGTCATCATTGCCTCTTTCTTCTTGCTCAAGAATTTTAACCCCACCGT AAACTACATTCTGTCCATCAGCGCTTCCTCAGGACTCATCGCTCTGCTGTCTACTGGCTCCAAGTAA